Genomic window (Ictalurus furcatus strain D&B chromosome 26, Billie_1.0, whole genome shotgun sequence):
aagaaaggggagtttctgcactGGGATTTAcattcactggggagaaaaaagctcatccagccttagtaattacttcaagcagctctttatatgctgctctcagttttcaGTACACCattctggctccttggagtcagagaggaattattactattattaataataagtgtgtgtttttttccttttggctttccatagcggaaggaggagtcgcgaagtgagctccaaaatcccacggagagccgaacccagaagacagagcaagagatagagcagcgctcggcTCCGggtcctcttccggatccataagagatcccccggacctgagacgtctagctgcctcggcagcggcaaTGTTGGGGTGTAAATGAAGTCAGGGATAATGTGCCCACATAGTGGAAATAGTCTGAGGCACACCATGTGAGAGAGCTGATAACATTTAGTGATTACACTTAGTAAACAACCTCAGACTACCAGCTGTAGAGACTCTGAAGACTGTTAGAGGTCATTTCTTAttcatacagacacacaatgCCTTGTAAATTTACTTTCcccattttgtagtgttacaaccttgAACCTATAAATACATTTCCTAACTCATAATTGGTTGGTGGGTGCTGACAGTCCAATTTTTTACCAATTCACTGCTTCATGGAAATGGTAGCGCTCATGGAATGTTCATACACTTTCTACCAGTTTCAAAACCTGTTTCTACTATAGGTTACAAAATTCTGAGTTCACCACCAAGAGCTGTACTCCAACATTTTACAAGCTGAaacttattattaattataccaCAATACTAAATTcaccaatctgattggtcagaaggtgttgattaattttctataacagccgACAGTAGTGTTAGCTGTATTACATgtcacagttttatattaatgcaggCACTTTAATATGCATTTGTGTCTATAGATCAATTTACACTGGGACTTGTATGACAGACGCTGAACAAAAATGTGCGTAATTGTTGATGTGGAGAAATGTTccaaggagacgtttatttagcatatCTTGTGTCTCTATGTCTGCACTTTGTCAGTCAGAGGGAAAACAATAACTTTAAGATTTCTGAAACAGGAAAATCTAATCGACAGGGAAGTTTGTGGTTAATttcaagaggaagaaaaaagagagactggtgtgGGAAAAACTATTTATAatgttatagctgttataatgcgaTAAGAGGAACTAGCTTGTTAGTGTGggcaaaactgaaataaatcattTGGGACATTCTGTTTCTGGAAAATCACCAAACATCATCAGCAGTGGAATAAGTAAAGTCACACCACCTATAACAAattatatttctataactgcacacCATGTTATTTCTTACAGATAATTTTGCCAAATTATATTTCTCaggacatttatttatgtaaataaagtttgttcatatttactgGAGGTGGCAGACATGATAATTAGCAGTTTTAGGACTGTATGTTTTACTATATGTCTGATTGGAATGTATATTATCATAATGATTTTAAAGaaatcaatatttttaaaagaaagcaatatgtaaaaatgttgaatattttccaaacagctaaaaaaaaagtataaattgcATAATATGTTATTTTAGTTGTTGATCAAATATGAATCAGTGATAGATCTTGGTAGTGGGTCTTTTTGCTTGTATGATTGAGTTACTCATAGTTTTTGAACAAAGCTGCAACAAAACTGGCCTGTTCCTGAGGTTGAGATTAATTTGATAATTAGAGAGGCCTAAATAAAACTTGGAAAGTCCAAACAGGACATATTGGAAAATCCAGACATTTAGATGTTTCACTTTTGGTTTCTTAACTTATTGCACAAAtgtgggcattttttttttttaccgttcTCCAGCCAGAGAGGTGTGGCATATGgggtgtgtctctgtgtgtgtgtgtgtctatatatgtgtgtacacATATATAGCCACATGAATCACTTCCAGTTTATTCACATCCTTTTGAAATCAAGTTGCTGTACACAGCCAGGTAAGTAAAATACCTTAATTTCTGTGATGTGGGAGAACTAAAAGTTATTATTTCTACAtgtaaaaaacattaaaagaaaGCAACAACGGCTGCATATATGGAATTTGTTTCCTAGATGATGGAGAGTGAACAGGGAAGCTATGAAGATATTGCTTATGCTGGGGAAAACAGGTCAGTGCGAATTTAATGTGATCAAGCAGTCATCAACTTGTGTGATTGTAATACTGTCTATAAAACTTGATGTATTTTACTTATTCACAGTAAGCCAATGGAAGGGGTTTTCCATAGACATTTAGAGGAGAGGGTCCGTCCTTATATTGATCTGATTGACTCTTTGAGACTGATTGGTATTGACGAAGATTTGGCTTTGCCAACTATAGCTGTAATTGGAGATCAGAGTTCTGGAAAAAGCTCTGTGTTGGAAGCACTGTCTGGAGTGCCATTGCCCAGAGGAAGTGGTGGGTTGTTTCCCATTTCTCTTACagagtaataaatatattacattacatatattactactttttactacttttttaacatttgagtttgtttgttagtttaacatttgtcagtttaaaaaaaaatcaagctacAACATTCTCACttctttttacacacacacacacacacacacacacatacacactgtaggTGAAATTTGTCTGTTTGACATTAGGAGAAGTAGGAAACTAAAGCTGATGTATAATGTGCTTTTTCAACTTTAGGTATTGTGACAAGATGTCCACTGGAGTTAAAGCTGAGGAAGATTAAATGTGGCATTCACTGGAAAGCCGTAATATCTTACAAAGAACAGTTCATTGAGTTTGATGACCCATCATTGGTTGAGGGCTACGTTGAAGCAGGTTGGTAAAATTACTGGGAGTAATAAAATTAAGAGCTAAAGACAAACAGATAAGATTCCTTTCTTATGGTTCTGAAAGAGGAACCTTGCTGTCAGGTTCTGCTTTAGAATTTCTAACCAGTGGTGTGCTTTAAGAAAGATTTGTCCagtagatttaaaataaataaataaaagttgatTAGCCAGCAGTTTTTAAcctaacactttctatgaagctcATGATCATAAATGATTAGAACAATGTTTATAATTCTTTTAATACTATTTACATCTCTCTAACAGCCCAGAATGAGCTGGCTGGAGAAGGCGTTGGGATTTGTGATGAACTCATCACTCTGGAGATCATGGCTCCTGATGTGTGTGACCTCACACTGATCGATCTCCCTGGGATTGCCCGAGTTCCTGTAAAAGGTCAACCTGAGGACATTGGACATCAGGTTAGTGTAAACTGTGACTTGACCCTTTTTTCTAACCATATTAAGGACATTTAATTTAACAGTAACAttgcttgttttattgttgtcTAGATCAAAAATCTCATATGGAAATATATAGAGAAGGACCAAACTATAAATTTGGTCGTGGTCCCATGTAATGTTGACATAGCAACAACAGAAGCTCTGAAAATGGCACAGGAAGTGGATCCTGAAGGAAAAAGGACATTAGGTAAAGTGTCAACCAAGCTACTTAACAAAagcttaattttttatttatttaaattctacATGGGattctatggcagcccatagaatgCTTTGTACACTAAAATTTAGCACACTGATAGAGGACAATCTCAGACACCAACACAGCAAAAATTGCAATAATAATTCTGCCATGCAACATTGTAGTGATTTGAGTACACTTTCCTCTAATTCTTTGGGTCATGTTAAGTTCACGGATATTCTGATGCTATTTCAACCATTTGGATTTCCCACCTTTTATAGGTtttggggtgggtggggggggggttgctttttgctttttctcctacaaattttgttcAGTCATGACATCATCGTGGGAAGAAAACTTGTTTCTCTGATTCTTTTATATGTGGGACAGTTTGTTCAACATGTGCAAAAGAATTTGACAGTGAAGTCTCTATAACAGAAAGTAAGGGCATGTCTAAGCATTGAATTAATgtattcagaccaaacttagTATGTGAGTAAAAGACTATGACATAAGGGATGCCAAGAAGTTATGTCTAAATTTACCTCTAGGGGCGCTATCCTTCACAAATTTGTCAAACTgctcataacttttgaaccaaaCAAGAACAGATTATGATTCTTCTTTCTGATTATTCCATAACAGGAGCCAAGTGTTCTTGATGTAGCTTGTGTTCTTGAGTTGTGATTTGCAAAACACAAAGACAGTAAAAACTGGGATTTTTATTGCTTCTTCACCTCAAAACTTGGTCTCATCTTTGTGCACAGTATTCAGCATGGTTACACTGTAATGCACAAACAAATTTGCTTGTAAAgttgccaaacaggaagtgagaccATATCTCAGTAACAGCTTGTCATAAAGCCATCAAATTTAGTATATCTGTTTGGTAAACAAGAGTTAatagtagaattttttttttctcatttcccTCAATCATAAAGTCCTTGGCTCCTTAATGGGCAGCTATATTcattgttattatatttattattgttgttgttgttgttaataataataataataataataataataataattttatcgttattatacttttttttttccctaacagCTATTCTCACAAAGCCAGACCTTATAGACAGgggaacagaaaaaaacatcttgGATATAGTCCGAAATCAGGTCATTCCCTTAAGCAAAGGGTATGTCATCGTTAAGTGCCGTGGCCAAAAGCAAATTGACGATAAAATCTCTCTGTCTGAGGCCACTCGAGTAGAGAGGGAATTCTTCAGACGTCATGAATTCTTCAAGTATGAAGAACTTGTTAATTTTTTATGACATGTGACCCACTTGTGATAACTGGGAACTTAcggtaatttttttatttccagttgCCTGTTGTACGAGGAGAAAGCAACTATTCAGTGTCTTGCCACCAAACTGACTCAAGTCCTGGTTGATCACATCAAAGTATGTTTCTGCTCTTTTTACACTTTTCTTATACTATTccttattattatgttttaatgTAAGTTAGAACAGTTTTGCAATATGTGCAGAAAATCAGTAAAGGCAGTCATGAATGATTGAGTACTACAGAGGGCTACTAGATGACACAAAAGCCATTGCCGGTGACAGCTGGTCATTATATTAGATGGTAGGgttaaaatataacatctataGCTAGAATAACAGAGTAACTAATTTACCTTATTCATGTTCCTTACACCTGTGACTGTTCACATGCGCCATCTAAAATCCCTGCTGAAATGTTATGGATGTGTCAGTGAAACTGACTGAAAAATATAAGCCCAAATGAAGCTCAACTGTAGGAGGtgtttcactctgtgtaatcatcTGATAGACATGAAcacatgacatcacatgacattaTGGTCTGagctaaaaaataattttgtggaAAAATGCAGACTGGTAAAAACGaaagctttggataaaagtatctgctaaattaataaatgtaaatgtaaatgtccacGATGACTGCAATGGGCATACTTGTCCAAAGGAAATGTGACAAAATATTAGCCCATTAATTGTAGGTTTtctgatctctctctttttttttttttttttcagaaatcgTTACCTCTGATCTCAGAGGAGATCAAGAAGCAGCTGTGGAGCTTGAGAAAAGAGC
Coding sequences:
- the LOC128602144 gene encoding interferon-induced GTP-binding protein Mx3, which produces MMESEQGSYEDIAYAGENSKPMEGVFHRHLEERVRPYIDLIDSLRLIGIDEDLALPTIAVIGDQSSGKSSVLEALSGVPLPRGSGIVTRCPLELKLRKIKCGIHWKAVISYKEQFIEFDDPSLVEGYVEAAQNELAGEGVGICDELITLEIMAPDVCDLTLIDLPGIARVPVKGQPEDIGHQIKNLIWKYIEKDQTINLVVVPCNVDIATTEALKMAQEVDPEGKRTLAILTKPDLIDRGTEKNILDIVRNQVIPLSKGYVIVKCRGQKQIDDKISLSEATRVEREFFRRHEFFNCLLYEEKATIQCLATKLTQVLVDHIKKSLPLISEEIKKQLWSLRKELSQCEAGPPLDPQKRKTFFIDTLAKFNDKINRLASGEVVNNDNLFIMLRSEFKKWKDHLDNTKASFHKTVQEVVSEYDLKHRGRELPGFSDYKVFEMVVQKLVIQLKGPAIETLRVIRETIQKDFSNVSKTCFNTYPFLQCVATNKIDNIQSKQEAKVEQRIMEQFEMEQLVYTQDGIYVKTLDAIHSAEGQNASEDNFAGFDNRNKYPEMLRAYYEIVVQRLADQVPMLIRYFMLKESAQLLCSEMLGLMDGANVADALREESNVSRRRIDMQNRTDRLTLAQDKLSNFV